GGTTCACGAGGCGCGTGCCCGCGTGGAAGAAGACCTGCTGCTGCGGCACCCGGTCGATTGCCCGATCTGCGACAAGGCGGGCGAGTGCTATCTGCAGGACTATCACTTCGAGCACGGCCAGAAAGAACGCCGGGCAGACATCCGGCCCTTCACCAGCCGCCGCCGCGACGTGGGACCGACGGTCACGCTGTTCGTCGATCGTTGCGTGATGTGCAGCCGGTGCGTGCGGTTCACACGCGAGATTGCCGGCAGCAGCGAGCTGATGGTCATCAACCGCGGCAGCCACGAAGAGATCGACACCGTGCCGGGCTATCCGCTGGCCAACAAGCTGTCGGGCAACGTGGTCGATCTCTGCCCCGTCGGCGCGTTGGGCGACAAGGACTTTTTGTATCAGCAGCGCGTCTGGTTCATGAAGAAGCACCCCGGCGTCTGCACCGGCTGTTCGACGGGCTGCTCGATCTGGGTGGAAGAAAACCAGGACCACGTCTACCGCTTGAAGCCGCGTGAAAACCCGTTCGTCAACCACTGGTGGATGTGCGACGAAGGCCGCTATCAGTTTCACTACGTTCACAGCGACGCCCGGCTGATCGGCTTGCGTCGCCGCACGGATGCCGGCTATGTCGAAATGGATTGGTCGGCGTTGCCCGGCGAGCTACAGACCAAATTGTCTTCGGCGGGCCGCCTGGCGGGAGTTCTTTCGCCGCACCTGACCGTGGAAGAAGCGTACTTGCTGGCCAAGTATCTCCGCGGCTACGATCGCGACGCCGTGCTGGCATTGGGGCCGGTGCCGTTCGTGGGTGACGATGAGCGGTTCAAGAACGGCTTCACCATTCGCGCCGAGAAATGCCCGAACCGCCGTGGCGTGGAGGCGGTGATTCGGCATTTCACGGGAAGCTGCCCGACGTTCGAGGAAATGTTGCCGCGCATCGAGCAGGGCGAGTTCGGCGGCGTGTGGGTGACCGGCGGATACAAAGAGCCGGAATTCAGCAAAGCGATTGCCGATCGGTTCAGCCCGGTGAACCTGCTGATCGTGCAGGACATTTTCGAGTCGCCGCTGTGGACGATGGCCCATTATCAGCTTTCCGGCGGGACGTTTGCCGAGCGCGACGGCTCGTACGTACACCATGCCGACCGGTTGCAGAGCGTGAAATGGGCGGTGCGTCCGCCGGCCGGCGCCTGGGTCGAAGGGCAACTTTATTGGAGGCTGTTGGGCATGCCGGGGCTGTTCAACTCGCGGAAGGTGCTCAGCGACGTGGCGGCCGAGATCATTTACTTCTCCGCGGCGGCCGACGAGATACCGGCGACGGGCATCGACTTGAAGATCAACCAATTGGCGAGCGTTTGAAGAGGCATTAATCGGAGCAAGGAGTGCGAAAGTTAGCTGTTGTACGCATCTGTGAGGCAGGCTTCTTTTTCTGGAGGACCGCTCGTGGCTAGCGCGGAGTTGTCTAGACCAGATGATTATTGACCAAAGGCCAGTCAAAAAGAGTTCCATCGTCGTTTCGCGGCGATTCGCCGGGCCGGCCTTGTTGCCGGCGCTGCTTGGCCTGTGGCTCGCTCCAGGGGTACCAACGGCTGGCGCCGTCGAGCCTCTCGAACGGCTGCTTCTACGCGAAGATCCCGCGAAATTAGCCGCCGCGGCTCGCAAATACGGCGACGCGCAGCGGGGCGCCGTGCTGTTTCATCAACGCAGCGTCGGCTGCGCTTTATGCCATTTGCCCGACGATGGTCGGCCCGCAGTGGGCCCCGATTTGACACGGCCGCCGGCGGATGTCGATGACGCGTATTTGGTTGATTCGGTTCTGATGCCGTCGAAAAGCATCCGTAAGGGCTTCGAGACGATTCGCGTGGTCACCGACGACGGCCACACGATTGTCGGTTTGTTGGTGGAGGATCTCCCCAAAGCGCTTGTTCTGCGCAGCGCCGACGGGAACTCGGAACTTCAGCGCATCGACAAGCAGGCGATTGACGAGCACGAGAAAAGCCCCCTTTCGGCTATGCCGGCCGGTCTGGCCAATCAACTCGCGGGCCGACAAGACTTCCTCGACTTGTTACGGTATCTCTTCGAAATCAGCGAGTTCGGACGGCAACGCGTGGCCCAGTTGCGTCCTCCGCCGGGACTATTCTCATCGCCGCCTTTACCGGAGTATGAGCAACACCTCGACCATGCCGGCCTGCTGTCCGAAGCGGGCGACGCCGTGTTCGAGCGGGGCGAGGCCATCTACCAGCGGGTCTGCGCCAACTGTCATGGTACAGTTGACCGGCCCGGTTCGCTGCCCGCGGCGCTTGCGTTCGCGTCCGGCCGTTTCAAAAACGGCGCGGACCCCTACGGCATCTACCGCACACTGACGTTCGGCTTTGGCCTCATGGCGCCACAAAGCTCGATGGTTCCCCAGGACAAATACGCTGTGATCCATTACGTGCGTGAAGCTTACTTGAAGCCGCACAATCCGACGCAATTTGTGGCCGTCGACAACGCGTATCTGGCCGGCCTGCCGAAGGGCGACACCCGCGGCCCTGCACCGAATACGCACGAGCCCTGGGTCGCCATGGATTACGGCCGCAGCCTCATCAATACCTATGAGATTGGCAGCGACGGTTCGAACTTCGCCTATAAGGGGATCGCGGTGAGGCTTGACCCCGGTTCGGGCGGAGTTTCACAGGGACGAGACTGGATGATCTTCGACCACGACACGCTACGTGTCGCCGCGGTCTGGAGCAAAACCGATGACGAGCATCCCGCCTTTATCGACTACAACGGAATTCATTTTAACGGCCGCCACGAGGTGCATCCACGTATCGCCGGCGAGCTGCGGGTGGTTAACCATGGCCTGGGGTGGGCAAACCCGGAGACGGGCGGCTTCGACGACGTACGGCTGCGCGGGCGCGACGACAAACCTTACGGGCCGTTGCCGCGTGCCTGGGGGCACTTTAACGGCCTCTACGACAATAACGGCCGCATCGTTCTCTCGTATTCGGTCGGCCAGACGCCGATTCTCGAAATACCGCATATCGCCAACGTCGGCAGCAACGCGTCCTTCGTCTTCACGCGATCGTTCCGCATTGGTCCGCGGCCGAACGATATGGTAGTCGCAGTGGCGGAACATCCTGGCGAGCATGCCCGCCTCCGTGAAGCACCCGACGGCCCACTTGGCAAATGTCGCGCGGTTGTGGAACCGGATCCGTCGCAGCCGAGCGGCGAATCGAAGCTCAAGTTCGAGGCTGGTTTGGCGCCTGACATCGCCAACGCGCATTGGACGTTGGAAGACGGCCAGCTTCGGCTGCGGATTCCCGCCGGCGACGAGCCCCTTCAATTCACCCTCTGGACGAGCGTCGGCGGCAAGCAGGTAGTGCTGAAGGACGTGGATTTACCGCAAACTGCCCTCAACGAAGCGATCGAAGGCGGCCCTCCGCGCTGGCCAGAGTCGCTCGCCGCCGCACCCGTTCTGGGCGCCGACGACGGCCCGTTCGCGATCGATGTCCTGACTCACCCGGCCGGTAATCCCTGGTCATGCCAGATGCGGTTCACGGGCTTCGACTTTCTCGACGATGGAAAGGCGGCGGCCGTCTGCACGTGGGACGGCGACGTGTGGTTGGTGCGGGGCGTCGATCGGCCGGAGCAGGGACTTACCTGGCGGCGCATCGCTTCAGGCCTGTTTCAGCCTCTGGGGCTAAAGGTCTGGAACGGGGAAATCTACGTGGGCTGCCGCGACCAGATCGTCATTTTGCACGACCTGAACGGCGACGGCGAAACCGATTACTACGAGAACTTCAACAGCGATCATCAGGTCACCGAGCATTTTCATGAATTTGCGATGGGCTTGCAGACCGACGCGGAGGGGAATTTCTACTACGCCAAGTCGGCCCGGCACGGGCTGTCCGCGGTGGTGCCGCATCATGGCACTTTGCTCCGCGTCAGCCACGACGGCCTCCGCACCGACATCCTGGCGACCGGATTTCGCGCCGCAAATGGGGTGTGCCTGAACGCGGACGGCACGTTTTTCGTCTCCGACCAGGAGGGCCATTGGACGCCCAAGAACCGCATCAATTGGGTACAAACCGGAGGTTTCTATGGAAATATGTTCGGTTACCACGACGTGACCGACACCGCCGACGGGCGGATGCGGCAGCCGCTGTGCTGGATCACCAATGCGTTCGATCGTTCGCCCGGCGAGCTGCTGTGGGTCACCAGCGAGGCCTGGGGGCCACTGAAAGGCTCACTGCTCGAATTGTCGTATGGGGCCGGCAAGGTCTTTATCGTGCCCCATGAAAAGCTAGACGGCCAAATGCAAGGCGGAATTTGCCCGTTGCCGATGCCGATCTTTCCCACCGGCGTGATGCGCGGGCGGTTTCATCCGACGAACGGCCAGCTCTACGCCTGCGGGATGTTCGCCTGGGCCGGCAATCAGACGGCACCCGGCGGCTTCTACCGCGTTCGCTACACGAACAAGCCTGTGTGTATTCCGCTTTCGCTCCGAGCGCGCCCGAAGGGTATCGAGATCACTTTCTGCGCTCCGCTCGATGGCAACCTGGCCCGCGACACCAAGCGTTACCGCGTTCGCGCGTGGTCCTTAAAGCGAACTGCAAACTATGGCTCCGACCATTATGGCGAGCACGAGCTGGCTGTGGCATCCGCGTCGCTCACGCCCGACAACCGCGGCGTCTTCCTCGAGCTTCGCGACATCGCCCCCACCTGGTGCATGGCCATAGACTACCGCCTGAAGGCGTCGGACGGAACGCCGGCCGTCGGCCAGGTACACAACACCATCCATCGGCTACCTTCGGGCAATAAATAGGGTTCATCCGGAAGCTGCGTACCTGAAGCCGCCGGTGGGCCAACGATGGATCATGCGGGGCGACGCCGCCCCCGTCTCAAGATGATCGATCGCCCCAGCTTGACGCTTCGAAGCCGAAGCCGGATCTTCGTCGATCGTATAGGCAAAGTATTCGTGCCAACGAAAGCATCCGCGTTCATACCGATGCCGTGGGAATGACAACCCTTCCTTTTTCAATCATCATCGCCTATCTTTCAGCACATGACGACCGAATTCATCATCGAAGCGCTGGTCAAGATCGCCATCCTGATAGGCGGGTTGATGACGGCGGCGGCCTATCTCGTGCTGCTGGAGCGGTGGATGGCCGCCTGGGTG
This is a stretch of genomic DNA from Pirellulales bacterium. It encodes these proteins:
- a CDS encoding 2Fe-2S iron-sulfur cluster-binding protein, which gives rise to MMGKVYIDGNEVEIGDKERLNGIQAAERLGIDIPRYCWHPGLTVVASCRMCLVETGTRNAETGEIQMMPKLVPACQTPAKDGTVFVTNSQKVHEARARVEEDLLLRHPVDCPICDKAGECYLQDYHFEHGQKERRADIRPFTSRRRDVGPTVTLFVDRCVMCSRCVRFTREIAGSSELMVINRGSHEEIDTVPGYPLANKLSGNVVDLCPVGALGDKDFLYQQRVWFMKKHPGVCTGCSTGCSIWVEENQDHVYRLKPRENPFVNHWWMCDEGRYQFHYVHSDARLIGLRRRTDAGYVEMDWSALPGELQTKLSSAGRLAGVLSPHLTVEEAYLLAKYLRGYDRDAVLALGPVPFVGDDERFKNGFTIRAEKCPNRRGVEAVIRHFTGSCPTFEEMLPRIEQGEFGGVWVTGGYKEPEFSKAIADRFSPVNLLIVQDIFESPLWTMAHYQLSGGTFAERDGSYVHHADRLQSVKWAVRPPAGAWVEGQLYWRLLGMPGLFNSRKVLSDVAAEIIYFSAAADEIPATGIDLKINQLASV
- a CDS encoding DUF6797 domain-containing protein → MIIDQRPVKKSSIVVSRRFAGPALLPALLGLWLAPGVPTAGAVEPLERLLLREDPAKLAAAARKYGDAQRGAVLFHQRSVGCALCHLPDDGRPAVGPDLTRPPADVDDAYLVDSVLMPSKSIRKGFETIRVVTDDGHTIVGLLVEDLPKALVLRSADGNSELQRIDKQAIDEHEKSPLSAMPAGLANQLAGRQDFLDLLRYLFEISEFGRQRVAQLRPPPGLFSSPPLPEYEQHLDHAGLLSEAGDAVFERGEAIYQRVCANCHGTVDRPGSLPAALAFASGRFKNGADPYGIYRTLTFGFGLMAPQSSMVPQDKYAVIHYVREAYLKPHNPTQFVAVDNAYLAGLPKGDTRGPAPNTHEPWVAMDYGRSLINTYEIGSDGSNFAYKGIAVRLDPGSGGVSQGRDWMIFDHDTLRVAAVWSKTDDEHPAFIDYNGIHFNGRHEVHPRIAGELRVVNHGLGWANPETGGFDDVRLRGRDDKPYGPLPRAWGHFNGLYDNNGRIVLSYSVGQTPILEIPHIANVGSNASFVFTRSFRIGPRPNDMVVAVAEHPGEHARLREAPDGPLGKCRAVVEPDPSQPSGESKLKFEAGLAPDIANAHWTLEDGQLRLRIPAGDEPLQFTLWTSVGGKQVVLKDVDLPQTALNEAIEGGPPRWPESLAAAPVLGADDGPFAIDVLTHPAGNPWSCQMRFTGFDFLDDGKAAAVCTWDGDVWLVRGVDRPEQGLTWRRIASGLFQPLGLKVWNGEIYVGCRDQIVILHDLNGDGETDYYENFNSDHQVTEHFHEFAMGLQTDAEGNFYYAKSARHGLSAVVPHHGTLLRVSHDGLRTDILATGFRAANGVCLNADGTFFVSDQEGHWTPKNRINWVQTGGFYGNMFGYHDVTDTADGRMRQPLCWITNAFDRSPGELLWVTSEAWGPLKGSLLELSYGAGKVFIVPHEKLDGQMQGGICPLPMPIFPTGVMRGRFHPTNGQLYACGMFAWAGNQTAPGGFYRVRYTNKPVCIPLSLRARPKGIEITFCAPLDGNLARDTKRYRVRAWSLKRTANYGSDHYGEHELAVASASLTPDNRGVFLELRDIAPTWCMAIDYRLKASDGTPAVGQVHNTIHRLPSGNK